The DNA sequence CATGGCCCCTACCATCTCGACTTGCTGCACATCCCATCTCTCATAGCTGCTTTCATGCCGAAAGGGAGGTCCCCCCCCTCCTCACTAAATCCCACTCCGGGATCATCCTTGAAATGCCACCTTGCttcaacttataaaaataataaaagaaggcaataataataaaaattgaaccaATACACTTGGTTTAAAACAGGGGGGTCTACAGTaagttttcaatatatttaaaaaatattatatattatgtaagtttgaaaaaaaaaatatatatttgatgaggtatttaaaagttattcacttcaaaaatacatttggtaataataatttttaaccatctTTTATATTTGACGAAGAAAATGATTCAAGTTGGTTCCACTAttaaataggtgagagaaggacaaaagagtcaaagagagaatgagagagagaatAAGAAAGGGGAGGTGATTggttagttttttaatttaataatcaagggtatttgagagattttttaaagataatattcTTACTCTCAATTTCCATTCTTTCATTGGgtgttgggcttaaatatggAATTTATGTGGACCATACATTAATTTttggcccagctgggcccaaaacacaattttcccttaaaaatataggttatattttaaatctattaattttattgttcaCATAATATTAATACTTCTTTGATTGGaaagatattaataaattaataataaatacatatttatgcgtgttttataataaataaattcatatttatatatctttgaaaTAGTTAATAAATATAggttctattttaaatttattaatcttCTTGTTTACATGATATTAATACTTCAATGATAAATACATATTCATGTAtctttgataataaataaattaataatgaagtCTTTGGCCAAACGAGTATTTTACAGAGAACCGATAAGAAATTCCATTAATGACCAGCCATTTTGGTCCTTTGGAACAGCTCGATGAATTTAGTAGATCTTTTTAGGAGGCCCCAATGACCATAGATTGAACATATCTAATTTTTACAATGCGATGGATGGTTGGTCATGTGCAAGTTGTacctatcattttttattttatttttttgggtcaaTATTGGCAATGTAGATCATCCAACTTGACTTTTTGATGCAAAGTAGAGTGGACTGCTTCTATGCCATGAATCCATGGCCATCCAAGTTGCAAGGTGCTTGTAGATCATCAGgattgttaggaatttgaggctaatccaaactatggtaatcaccctagaagggggggggggggggtaaatCGGGTGATGGtatctttttcacaaatttaaactatgcaaaaataaaagacaattatatgcaaatatataataaacaaaataaacacaattgcatataatttaaaagagttagggaagagagagtgcaaacacgagagtttatagtggttcgacacttccttacctacgttcactctcctcaacctcctaaccgagtgagggttccactatcttgaagcttcaaccaagcttccaatctctttacaattggattatggttccaattcaccctcttggacttttggctccaagcaccctttacacttctcaagagttatcccactcttgaacaacctctcaagtgatacccctcacttaagaaaattcctctcaaagatatacaaagattgatctcacaaaaatcttagtaatagaactttaggctcaaagatacaagaaaaactaggattgaatggtgtactaaagatatgcaagttatgaaacaatggtgcactaaaaaacactcttccaaggctcaaatataatcaagaatgatttgggaaggttaagcttatgaaacaatgaagattgaagcattttatagaagaaaaaagtcaaactaaccgttgggggttcgaccggtcgagctaggggttcgaccggtcgagctaggggtcgatcggttgactTGTCGTTAGaaaaagtgaccgttgggcctcaaccggttgaggttcaaccttgatcgGGAAGAGAAGGTCACTGGGAGAGAGataaactttttggcctccctcaaccggtcctcgaccggacaagcACAACCGGtcctcaatcggttgaaccagttgagccattttttcagctcaacactcaacctttttcaacttaaaaccttttaacacaagtttgaaaatcatttaacacaaggttttagttgaaaacatgaaatcatcaaattcttaagatatttaaaacaatattactcttggatgattttggtgcataaataaagaatgaaatgcatgaaagtcctagtgcaccaacaaccttacaaagagatcttaagaagctttggtcttgaaaaactcttctctttgaggtgctcttcttcttcatgatttctccttggcttgatttgtctttggattgccactttggaagtcgtcttgcctaatcacacttgaaatatgatcattagttctaaaccttgttttgttatcatcaaaatcaagattaaccaaaccttggtttcacagggATGTATAgtacttgaaattttttccttaaacaGGACCAGCCCTGCAATGAATTCTAAGGTCGAGATGCCCATTACTTCCCGCCTTGAGTTGTCATATGCTCTAATGGCCTGCCCTGAGATTGCAAAAGATTTTTGTTGATATCCTAAGCAAGTGGTAATTTTGAATGGGCACACGTTCAAAGCCAATCCATTGTCAACTAGAATCATTTACACTTTTTTCTCTGTAGTCATCATcgccaatgttttaaaaaccggaccggaccggccggtccgacaGCCAGCCGGTCCGACAGCCAGCCGGTCACCGGACTGGTCCGGTCCGTTCATTTGGACCGGATGGGGATCGAACCGGGGTCGGACCGGTCGAACCGGCGGTCCAACCGgttcaattgattttaatttttttttttttaaacaacatcaaaacgacgtcgttttgatgcTTCTAGCATCAAAATGACGCCGTTTTGGAGTCCTATTTAAGCAAAGGAGATCTCCTTCTCCATCTCCAAGCTGCGCCACTACAAGGGATCCCGCTCCAGCTCCAGCTCCAGCCCGCGACACCAAGGGATCTCGCCGACGGCCTGCAGCAGTGACACTCACAAGGTCCCGCCGGCGGCCCACGACACCAAGAGAGCTCCGTTGCAAGGGATCCCGCTCCAGCTCCAGCTCCAACAAGGGATCTCGCCGATGGCCTGCAGCAGCGACACTCACAAGGTCCCGCCGGCGGCCCACGACACCAAGAGAGCTCCCCCACCCCTCTCCCAGCTGGTAGCCCACCCCGGCCGTGGAATTTGCCACTTTGCCCACAGTGAGTAGTTgctttgctctgttttttccttttcacttGAAACCTAGGACATCATAGATCATTATGGCAGTTTTGTGAAGCTGCCCTGCCCTGCCCCTAAGCCACCAGCCATGGCCTGAGCTGTACTGGTGTTCAAGTTCAATGTTCCACCAACACCATGAACAGCTAGAGAGAGGAAAATCTAGTGACGGTTGTTCtgaattttgaagaaacaaATTAATTGGTAAAACTATATCACAGTTGAATGGGCTTGTTGGAATTGGTAGAAATGTGACTTACTTGGATCAGTCATGACAATGACGGCAGAGTTCTGAAAATAGCAGTTCCAGTGGTTCCTTCCCCTTGACTGGTAGTAAAGATTCATGGCTATTGAGGCATGGTTCATGAGATTATCTGGGGAGAAGCAAGGGCATCCCCTCTGCAGAACCCGACAATCTACTTGTGAACATGCATAATTGATGTTGGCTAAAAGAGTAGCCTGATCGGATGATGGCTTGGCCACACACCAAGTTTTCTGCGTTCACATTACAAAATTTCCCCAAAATCAATTCGAATGAGAAAAACAAGatttgataacaaaatgaaatgggGCTTGTCTAGATCTTGGCTCTACCTCTCCATTCACCATTTTCAAAAGTCCTCCTGCAAAATTAGAGGCACCCTAGAGTTAATGAATTTCATGCAATGATCAAATTGTAAATCTATGTGATAAATTTACACAGTTGAATCAAATTGAATTGCGGTTATCTAtacaaaattactttaaaatttagataaatttataattggaTCAAAACATGCTTGTTATAATGACGGTTGTTCCTTTAGATAAATTTACCAATTGATATATGATTGttataaattgttgatgacttgattataaatcattaaatggTTGATGACTTCCATTCTCTACGTTAATGtgagatttttgtttctaatttgatagggaaataaaaaatggaatcaaacttgACTCCATCCTCTGGTCAAGATTCAACTACCAATTCTCAATCAACTAGAAGTAAGATCGATCCTGCATGGGAGcatgtttttgaagaaagatatgcaaatggaaggaaaactcttatttgtttgtattgtaaaaaGATTACAAAAGGTGGGGGTATTCATAGAATGAAACAACATCTTGCTGGAGTGAAAGGAGATATTGGTCTATGTAAATCGGTTCCTCCTGATGTAAAATTTCGAATGGAAAATTCTTTGCAAGAGTTTGTGAATTCTAAGAAAGCAACCCAAGAAGCATATGAATGTAGAAATCCTTATGGTCCTAATGTGTCACAATTTGAAGGGGATGAGGCAGAAGGTGAAGAGAAGTTCAACAAATGCAAAGTCCTATGGCAGCTAAtagtggaaaaaggaaaaaatcaacaGTGGATAAGTATTTTGCACCAAGAAATACTCAAGGAGCTCAACCTTCCATGAGGAGTGTACTAGCTGGGAAAGAAGCTATTTGGAGAGCGGATATGCGGTTGGGAGATTCTTTTATGATGCATGCATTCCTACTAATGCAGTGAATTCTTTCTACTTCAAGCCAATGTTGGATGCTATATCTGCAATTGGTCTTGAATATAAGGGTCCAAATTACCATCAACTACGGGTTAATCTTTTAAAGGATGCCAAGAAGGAAGTTCAGTTACTTGTGGACTCTTATCGTGCAATTTGGGCAAAAGTTGGGTGTACAATAATGGGTGATGGTTGGACAGATAATAGACAAAGAACACTCATCAACTTCCTTGTGTATTGTCTTGAAggaatatcatttgtgaaatcCGTTGATGCTTCAGACATTGTCAAGGATGCAACTaatttgtttcagttatttGATGAGGTGATTGAATGGGTTGGTCCACTCAATGTAGTTCATATAGTCACTGATAATGCAGCAAATTATGTGGTCGCGGGGAGATTGATTTCTCAGAAGCATAAACACATTAATTGGTCACCTTGTGCAGCTCATtgtcttaatttgatctttaaggatattggtAAGATGGACCATGTTACTGAACTTGTAAGACGTGCATCAAAGGTGAcaatttttgtgtataatcatgttgctttgttaagttggttgagaaaaagGGAAGGATGGACAGAGATTCTACGACCTGGTGCAACTCGCTTTGCTACTACTTTCATTGCACTCAAgagtcttcatgatcataaacatgacttgcaagCTTTGGTGACTAGTAAGTTCTTTGTGGACTCTAGATATTCAAAGGATTATAAAAGCCAAGTTGCAGTTTCCATCATCTTGGATAatagattttggaatgattgtttgattgttgtgaatCTTATGTCTCCACTAATGCGCTTATTGCGtattgttgattgtgatgagagGCCTTCGATGGGATATGTGTATGAAGGCATGTATAGGGTTCGTTTGGGCATCAAGAAATTGTTTAACTACAACAAAAGACTATACAAGCCTTATACGGAGATCATAAAGCAACGTTGGGATCAACAACtaaagaaaaacattcattcagcagcttattggttgaatccatgtttccaatatgatcaggaaaacttttgtaataagccaaatgttattggaggtgtcatggatgttattgatcAAAAGTTCTGAAAGGCAAGCTTGaaacaatgaatgaaatgaagttaTTTCGTGATCgattgggaagttttggaagagAACTTGCTTATNNNNNNNNNNNNNNNNNNNNNNNNNNNNNNNNNNNNNNNNNNNNNNNNNNNNNNNNNNNNNNNNNNNNNNNNNNNNNNNNNNNNNNNNNNNNNNNNNNNNCATATATGATTTATGGACTTATTACAGCAACTACAGTTACGTTCACAATCATATGTGTCACAATTCAAAGACGGCATTTGATGGTAATAGAAACCCTTTGCCATATATTTTCATACCATCATACCATTCTCTGAATATTAGGCAAGCaaatgagaatttttattacttaatttcCTTGCAGGTGTGGGGTTTATTTGctccaaaatttgtttttgatgtGGTGGGCCTGATCCTTTCAGATTTCGTAATTGTTTTAGTATCCCTTTACTATTTTGGTTGAGTGGAGGATGACAAGATGATGGACTACTCCTTAAACATGAACATCAGAGCCCATCCCagaaggttttttgttttcttttttttctccagAAAAAATTTTGTTGGATGCTCATTTGCAAAATTACAAGGCAGAAAATCATCAGTGatgtttcatgaattttttGGTCAATATCATTGAGCTCATGCTATAAGTTACTTGGTTCCAAAAGTAACCaatatttgaagtgtttttagtttattGTTTTTGGGAAAATCACCTATGAAGTATTTCtccaataaatatttcaaataatttttcaatttttttaaagtgtagTGTATTGTAGTGCTGCATAGGTTGTTTGATCTGAGAAAAAGTAGCAAGAATTAGGGCATTCGTCTCAGATTTAACCGTAGTATAGAAGGTTTGGTTGTTTACAAGAGGCTGCTGTTTTATCTTTTGTGTTGATAGCCTTCATATGATCTCAACTGGACCGCAAATGATGTGTTTTCCTCTTTTAATTGCAAACTCTTCTGAGTACATCAAAATTTGCTCAAGATAATAATGTCTTCTTTGAATTTCATGCTAATTCATGCTTTGTCAAGGATCAGGTTTCTAAAACAATTCTAGTGGAAGGGAAAGCTTAAAGATGGGACCATATGTGTTTGGCCAATCTCAAATAGATCCCTCAAAAGAATGGTTGTCTTATTTTTCTGTTTCAGTTGCTCCATTCAATACACACTTGGCCATCTCTCACATCCAGGAGCACAAACCTTTAGTTTTTGCTTCTTCTATAATCATACATTCATGTGTGTCAGTGTATGAACTTTGGCACGATAGATTAGGCTATcattataaaattgtaaaattcgTTTTGTCAAATTGTAATTTTTCCAGTTTCAATTTCAATAAAGATTGTTCCCATCTTAAAAACGTAACATACGTGCAATTATTCCCTTCAGATTTGCAGGGTCCTTCACCCACCCGATCTTCTAGTGGATATAGATATTATATACTCTTCTAGAATCACTTGAATCCATTTAGATTTCTAAGGTCCTTTACagacttttatttaatttcaaaaatcagGTTGAACTTCTGTTAGGATGTAAGATTAAAAATAGGGACAATTATGTTTTCAACCCATATAGGCTTGATAATTAAGGTAAGGTCATCCGACCACCCATAATTGATTataaggatatgagatagtaattgattaaaaaaaactcatttgactcgtttttgtctttattctaccacTTTTCACATGCtactattctttcttatttaaccatttttggatttttcatttttttttaaactcttttataaataaatgaaaattcaatattattttttatttttaaattataaataaataaaaatatatattaatgattcaaaaactattttagaaaatactttctaaaaaaatattaatttaaataaataaaaattatcttttatatttatttttatcttttacattttagaagtaaataatttaatgattaaaatactatttaaaataaatatattcactattttaattttttttttatactaaaatattttaaagtttttctttttactattataaaataaaaagttaattttttttttaatcttctttcttccttattttaataactttttgaacaaaacttttagtaataagttatatgaaatgttacaaatttgtttattaaggattttttttaatgatttgaattaactgaaaatttatgaaaataagaaaaagaaaaagaaaaagaaaaagaaagaaaaaggatggatggagagtttttattttaagtactcaattaaaatgttttcatatgatttaACTTTAGAAGTGAATTATATTAATAcatagtagagattgaatttttcttatataaaagggttgaaatttatatttacttattttagatgaaaacaagtggttaaaaattatataggttatatttgagtttggttttaaaatatttttctagtttttattttttatttttaaaaataatttttattttctatattgtctctttttgaaaatatgtttaattaaaaaataaaaattattttttaaaatgaaaattaaagaccttgtttagtactattttttttatatgaaaataaaaaaaataataaattttatttattcatttattacgccactgtacaattgtattacactaactgtacaagggaaatgtactaagcgtacaaaggtgtacaatgCTACCTTTTGTGAAATATTATACTCGATTATgagtcattcctttatttttcttatcactcaCGAATTTTACacatatgtcatgcactttatttaattacaacatggaaattctaatattttccccaataataatatttggagaaaaaaaaaaaatttgaccttAAATCATCTaccatcttctcaactaaatcattggaaatatggttaaacacttCCAcgtggacacataacttaggagggatataaaatttgtgccattgtacaagggtattacactaattatataagggaaatgtactaattatacAAATGTATACAATATTACCCTTTgtaaatgattttaattgattctaaactacttttttattttccttgtcacccaaggattgatgtactttatttaactttcacatgaaaattccaatattttccccaataatgatatttggggaaaaaaaaattaaccctaagtcatccaccattttctcaacaaaaccattgaaaatatgattaatacacctACATGGACATATAACTTAGGagatatatgaaatttgtgtcattgtacaaagatattacactaattgtacaagggaaatgttcTAAGTGTACAAGGCTATGCAAGGCTTCTAATAggttttatatgatttttaaacaatttgagtttgatattaagacgattattgatagtttttttttttttttttaccaaactatgtcattaagacattccctataaaaattaacacataggaaataaaattaaaatcaatcatatttgaattgttcattataagtaatctaaatgaaatatatattttgactattttgcctttataaatataatttcattgttatcaatagagattaaaaaaatcatatttaaatggaattaaaaataaacaaaaattatttttataacatttttatttttttaaatcattaatttaaattatgaaattagttttaaaattaaaaatatttgttgtaattatagttttgaagatttcatgatttttatcttattactttgaaaaaattgctttaataagaaagtatttattttaatggttttaaatatttaaatctttattaaaaaatatttaggattagtgtggagggcaattaggtaattttggaatggagaaattttgaatatttttgaagactttaattcggccaattaccctatttacactttcaaaattattggaaggttggtaaattagtcttagaaatattgtcttcttgattaatattatatatatgcatgagagtgtttacattatttttgaaaaaataataaacaccatgtgtctaatttgcaagttagaaaaaaaaaattaataatattttatgaggtatttaaaaagtatttattatatgttttataaatttgaaaaaatataatatttgatgatatctaatttacaagttaaagtaaacaaataatattaatattttatgaggtgtttaaaaattatttaatatatatgagaaataatataagtttgaaataaagaatgatatttattatatattatgtaagtgtggacctcgcatttcggctcatgcgtttcccactcgaaggcGAGCTCgattcttatttgaaaaaaatgatttttatttattaagaaatgacttagagtcgccacttatttttgttttatttttaaagggtaaacaaaataagaaagaaaaaaaaaccctaagtgtgactctttattttggaaaaggcgatctgcgaaaaaccggatcgggttcgggggtcaggttacttatcgggaaggtacggtacagaccgtagcacccctttaagtccctaaagtcgggtctctactaataaaatgaagcaatcatgacaattgatgagaaaaatcaatgaatgctcaaagtgatcatgcacacgtaagagtcgagacatgcatagacaatgattagagggaaaataagtacatacctgggcaacaaaccgtcatgcgctatcaatagagagagttagtacaccatatagagcacaaaacataccacatgcatcactaagcagggattaaaattgttcaaaggaaagctagattttttaaattcatttgagaatcgaaatcttagagattatttgaaaattagattcttAG is a window from the Vitis riparia cultivar Riparia Gloire de Montpellier isolate 1030 chromosome 9, EGFV_Vit.rip_1.0, whole genome shotgun sequence genome containing:
- the LOC117921833 gene encoding uncharacterized protein LOC117921833; this encodes MKQHLAGVKGDIGLCKSVPPDVKFRMENSLQEFVNSKKATQEAYECRNPYGPNVSQFEGDEAEVNSFYFKPMLDAISAIGLEYKGPNYHQLRVNLLKDAKKEVQLLVDSYRAIWAKVGCTIMGDGWTDNRQRTLINFLVYCLEGISFVKSVDASDIVKDATNLFQLFDEVIEWVGPLNVVHIVTDNAANYVVAGRLISQKHKHINWSPCAAHCLNLIFKDIGKMDHVTELVRRASKVTIFVYNHVALLSWLRKREGWTEILRPGATRFATTFIALKSLHDHKHDLQALVTSKFFVDSRYSKDYKSQVAVSIILDNRFWNDCLIVVNLMSPLMRLLRIVDCDERPSMGYVYEGMYRVWGLFAPKFVFDVVGLILSDFVIVLVSLYYFG